One window from the genome of Oncorhynchus kisutch isolate 150728-3 linkage group LG21, Okis_V2, whole genome shotgun sequence encodes:
- the aida gene encoding axin interactor, dorsalization-associated protein isoform X2, with the protein MSDVNKTIQKWHASFTKGTDFDSWGQLVEAIDEYQILARQLQKEVQSTNPSDFTEDQKKTLGKFATCLEMRSSALQCTQSQEEFKLEDLKKLEIIIKSILTYNKDFPFDVQPVPLRRILAPGEEENLEVEEEEDAATGAGSPESFPNRVPGTLLPRLPSEPRMSLLTIKIDKIGLKDAGQCIDPYMTVSVKDLSGIDLNPVQDTPVATRKEDTYVHFSIDIEIQRHIERLPKGAAIFFEFKHYKPKKGFTSTKCFAFMEMDEIKPGPIVIELYKKPTDFKRKKLQLLTKKPLYLHLHQTLHKD; encoded by the exons ATGTCTGATGTCAACAAGACTATCCAGAAATGGCACGCGAGTTTCACAAAAGGCACGGACTTTGATTCTTGGGGACAATTAGTAGAGGCCATAGATGAGTACCAAAT aCTCGCAAGGCAGCTGCAGAAAGAGGTACAGTCAACAAACCCATCTGACTTCACAGAGGACCAGAAG aaAACATTAGGGAAGTTTGCAACATGCCTGGAGATGAGAAGCTCTGCCTTGCAG TGCACACAATCTCAGGAGGAGTTCAAGTTGGAAGATCTGAAGAAACTGGAAATTA TTATCAAGAGTATTTTGACGTATAACAAAGATTTTCCTTTTGATGTGCAGCCAGTGCCCTTGAG GAGAATCCTGGCCCCGGGGGAGGAGGAGAACTTggaggtggaagaagaggaggatgctGCTACAGGAGCAGGCTCCCCAGAGTCCTTTCCCAACAGAGTACCAG GGACATTGTTGCCACGGTTACCCTCAGAGCCCAGGATGTCGCTGCTCACAATAAAGATTGACAAGATTGGGCTGAAAGATGCAGGGCAATGCATTGATCCCTACATGACAGTTAGTGTGAAAG ATTTGAGTGGCATTGATTTGAACCCAGTGCAAGACACACCTGTGGCAACCCGAAAGGAGGACACATACGTTCACTTCAGCATAGACATTGAGATCCAGAGACATATCGAGAGACTACCAAAAG GGGCAGCTATTTTCTTTGAGTTCAAGCACTATAAACCCAAGAAGGGGTTTACCAGCACAAAATGTTTTGCCTTCATGGAAATGGATGAGATCAAACCTGGTCCCATTGTGATCGAGTT GTACAAGAAGCCTACTGACTTCAAGAGGAAGAAGCTCCAGCTCCTGACCAAGAAGCCACtctatctccacctccaccagacGTTGCACAAAGATTAA
- the aida gene encoding axin interactor, dorsalization-associated protein isoform X1 — MSDVNKTIQKWHASFTKGTDFDSWGQLVEAIDEYQILARQLQKEVQSTNPSDFTEDQKKTLGKFATCLEMRSSALQCTQSQEEFKLEDLKKLEIIIKSILTYNKDFPFDVQPVPLRRILAPGEEENLEVEEEEDAATGAGSPESFPNRVPVLQGTLLPRLPSEPRMSLLTIKIDKIGLKDAGQCIDPYMTVSVKDLSGIDLNPVQDTPVATRKEDTYVHFSIDIEIQRHIERLPKGAAIFFEFKHYKPKKGFTSTKCFAFMEMDEIKPGPIVIELYKKPTDFKRKKLQLLTKKPLYLHLHQTLHKD; from the exons ATGTCTGATGTCAACAAGACTATCCAGAAATGGCACGCGAGTTTCACAAAAGGCACGGACTTTGATTCTTGGGGACAATTAGTAGAGGCCATAGATGAGTACCAAAT aCTCGCAAGGCAGCTGCAGAAAGAGGTACAGTCAACAAACCCATCTGACTTCACAGAGGACCAGAAG aaAACATTAGGGAAGTTTGCAACATGCCTGGAGATGAGAAGCTCTGCCTTGCAG TGCACACAATCTCAGGAGGAGTTCAAGTTGGAAGATCTGAAGAAACTGGAAATTA TTATCAAGAGTATTTTGACGTATAACAAAGATTTTCCTTTTGATGTGCAGCCAGTGCCCTTGAG GAGAATCCTGGCCCCGGGGGAGGAGGAGAACTTggaggtggaagaagaggaggatgctGCTACAGGAGCAGGCTCCCCAGAGTCCTTTCCCAACAGAGTACCAG TTTTGCAAG GGACATTGTTGCCACGGTTACCCTCAGAGCCCAGGATGTCGCTGCTCACAATAAAGATTGACAAGATTGGGCTGAAAGATGCAGGGCAATGCATTGATCCCTACATGACAGTTAGTGTGAAAG ATTTGAGTGGCATTGATTTGAACCCAGTGCAAGACACACCTGTGGCAACCCGAAAGGAGGACACATACGTTCACTTCAGCATAGACATTGAGATCCAGAGACATATCGAGAGACTACCAAAAG GGGCAGCTATTTTCTTTGAGTTCAAGCACTATAAACCCAAGAAGGGGTTTACCAGCACAAAATGTTTTGCCTTCATGGAAATGGATGAGATCAAACCTGGTCCCATTGTGATCGAGTT GTACAAGAAGCCTACTGACTTCAAGAGGAAGAAGCTCCAGCTCCTGACCAAGAAGCCACtctatctccacctccaccagacGTTGCACAAAGATTAA